The window CGGCACGATCAGCATCGTCTTTTCGAAGGGCAACGGCCCTGGCGGCCTCGCGCTGCAGGGGTGGACCGTGCTCGATGCGCAGAACGGCCGATCGACCGTGCGGCTGTCGAATCAGGCCTATGGCACCCCGATCAGCGACAGAACGTTCAAATGGGACGATCCGCGCCCGCGCAGCCTCGGTAAATAATCGCCCCGTTCATGTGGGCGACAGGAACGCCCGTCTAGAGATGTTCATGCGGTCGCGGTGCCCGGAATTCCCCCTGTTGTCCGGGATACCATCGCGTCCCGCCTCGCGTGAAGAACGCCAGGTAGGCCCTCGCTCCTCGCCCCCGGAGCGGGGGCCATTCCTTTTCTGGCCGTATTTCATCCTCCCCCGCCAGGGGGAGGTGTCAGCGCAAGCTGACGGAGGGGGAGGGCGACGGCCAACTGGAGGTTTCGTGTCCTCACCCTCCGTCGCCTTCGGCGCCACCTCCCCCTGGCGGGGGAGGATTAAGATGTTAAGCTCCACCGATGACCACCACCATGACCGGCGGCTGCCAGTGCGGGCGCGTGCGGTACAGCGCGACGATCGCCAGCGACGATGCCTATCTGTGCCATTGCCGGATGTGCCAGCGCGCGACCGGCGGGGTTTCGATCGCGTTCGTCAATCTGAAGAAGGCCGATCTGGCGTGGGCGCACGAGCCGGACTGGTATGCGAGTTCGCCGATCGCGCAGCGGCCCTTCTGCTCGGCCTGCGGAACGCCGCTGGGCTTCGTCTATCCCGATAGCGAGAATATCGACCTGACCGTCGGCAGCTTCGACGATCCTTCGCGTTTCGTGCCCAAACATCATTTCGGGGTCGAGACGATGCACGAAAGCTGGATCGACACGGCGGACTTGCCCCGCTACCGGATCGACCAGAATCCTTCCACTGTCGATCGCTGGATGAAGACCGTTGGCAAACTCCCCGACTGAGCTGAGCACCCACCATTTCAAGGGCGCGCATGGCGACCAGATGGCGTGGCACGAAATGGGGCCGGCGGACGGACGCCCGCTGATCCTGATTCACGGACTCTTTTCGAACGCCTTCACCAACTGGGTGAAATATGGCCATGCGGCGAAGCTGGCGGCGAAGGGCCGGCGGGTGATCATGCCCGATCTGCGCGCTCACGGCGAAAGCGCGCGGAGTCACGAAAAGACCGATTATACGGCCGATATTCTGGCGGACGACAATCTGGGCCTCGTTGAACAGCTCGGCTTCGGCCCCGGCGATTATGACCTGGGTGGTTATTCGCTGGGTGGACGCACGACCGCGCGAATGCTGACGCGCGGAGCGAAGCCGGGCAAGGCGATGCTGTCGGGCATGGGCCTCGAAGGGCTGCTCGACCTCGCCAACCGCGCCGATTTCTATCGCGGCGTCCTCGAAGGGCGCGGCACGCACCAGAAATTTTCGACCGAGTGGATGGCCGAGGCTTTCCTGAAGACGACGGGCGGC is drawn from Sphingomonas crocodyli and contains these coding sequences:
- a CDS encoding alpha/beta fold hydrolase; protein product: MANSPTELSTHHFKGAHGDQMAWHEMGPADGRPLILIHGLFSNAFTNWVKYGHAAKLAAKGRRVIMPDLRAHGESARSHEKTDYTADILADDNLGLVEQLGFGPGDYDLGGYSLGGRTTARMLTRGAKPGKAMLSGMGLEGLLDLANRADFYRGVLEGRGTHQKFSTEWMAEAFLKTTGGDPEALLLLMDSFPAIPRAALDGFDMPIMVLTGSDDHDNGSAKALADALPDATFVEIPGNHMSAVTLPDMGDAIADWF
- a CDS encoding GFA family protein, whose amino-acid sequence is MTTTMTGGCQCGRVRYSATIASDDAYLCHCRMCQRATGGVSIAFVNLKKADLAWAHEPDWYASSPIAQRPFCSACGTPLGFVYPDSENIDLTVGSFDDPSRFVPKHHFGVETMHESWIDTADLPRYRIDQNPSTVDRWMKTVGKLPD